The following coding sequences lie in one Sorghum bicolor cultivar BTx623 chromosome 6, Sorghum_bicolor_NCBIv3, whole genome shotgun sequence genomic window:
- the LOC8067751 gene encoding pumilio homolog 3, producing the protein MAPFGDGGGGGDGAEALRGWDPLRSGSAPPTMEGAAAAAVAAERVFGGGGGGGASFFSGIDGLGFGARMDEVSRRRGAAGAQEHFGNSASLSGGPPGLLLNGTGDLDERQFGPSRVHSGGTMSNYSAFDMGSLWTDMDLDNAEYRRNIQNRFVSNIEKMNAYGNRDFNASYMADSDLSDALSGLRLSNSPVVDQRNHGEELLDEILKRQRDFSKIGDENRSPLVGNVFRAPRSDVHPSPMYGDGILRRQTSAFDGSNVSRMSRHHIKGVDHLSLAEQLAIMQSGNLPRGNNLSRNAAMTNMINPMSNRYNSNADFDLVRSRRALLEDLLAQQYLQEDNLSYNDSRIYHDEPRFPYSRMQRSVSHFYPNSRHVAHGDRQSRLFSLNRKAMGRNVGSQVYHDNTLANYQDLSSLDNADRNGLDSVELIDVVGRVKEVSMDQYGSRFIQQKLEIASLDVREKIFPEILSNAIALTTDVFGNYVIQKFFEFATESQLIQLADKLKGHILELSLQMYGCRVVQKVLEVVDMDRKIDIVHELKNYVLKCIGDQNGNHVIQKCIECVPEDRIPFVIDPILSQILVLCTHQYGCRVIQRVLEHCHDPVTQSAIMNEIVQQTFHLTDDKFGNYVVQHVLEHGKPEERSSIIQKLSGQVVILSKQKFASNVIEKCLAFGTPEERDSLIGEIISSGQTFQELMKDQFGNYVVQRVLQTCDDKYLEMILSSIKLHLNELKNYTYGKHIVARVEKLIVTGEKRARMASLSGQHQQPPNCTAVDAH; encoded by the exons ATGGCTCCgttcggcgacggcggcgggggTGGCGACGGAGCGGAGGCGCTGCGGGGGTGGGACCCGCTGCGCAGTGGCAGCGCGCCGCCGACGATGGAGGGCGCCGCGGCGGCAGCGGTGGCGGCGGAGAGGGTgtttggcggcggcggcggcggcggcgcgtcgtTCTTCTCCGGGATCGACGGGCTCGGGTTCGGCGCGAGGATGGACGAGGTCAGCAGGCGCCGCGGTGCCGCCGGAGCTCAG GAACATTTTGGCAATTCTGCATCTTTATCTGGTGGACCACCTGGCCTCCTACTTAATGGTACGGGAGACTTGGATGAACGGCAGTTTGGACCGAGCAGAGTTCATAGTGGTGGCACTATGTCAAATTACTCTGCATTTGACATGGGTTCACTTTGGACAGACATGGATCTTGACAATGCTGAATATCGCAGAAATATCCAGAATCGCTTTGTGTCAAACATAGAAAAGATGAATGCTTACGGCAATAGGGATTTTAATGCTTCCTACATGGCTGATTCTGATCTTTCAGATGCTTTATCTGGGTTGAGGCTGTCTAATAGCCCAGTAGTGGACCAAAGGAATCATGGGGAAGAGCTACTAGATGAAATACTCAAGCGTCAAAGAGATTTCTCTAAAATTGGTGATGAAAACCGATCACCTTTGGTTGGTAATGTTTTCCGCGCACCTAGGTCAGATGTGCATCCATCACCAATGTATGGAGATGGTATTTTACGGAGGCAGACCAGTGCATTCGATGGTTCCAATGTTTCAAGGATGAGTCGCCATCACATAAAGGGTGTTGATCACTTATCTTTGGCTGAACAGCTAGCTATAATGCAATCAGGCAACTTGCCTAGAGGAAATAATCTTTCGCGCAATGCGGCTATGACTAATATGATCAACCCCATGAGCAATAGATACAACAGCAATGCAGACTTTGATTTGGTTAGGAGTCGAAGGGCACTCCTTGAGGATCTACTTGCACAACAGTATCTGCAGGAAGATAATCTGTCATATAATGATAGTAGGATCTATCATGATGAGCCTCGTTTTCCCTATTCAAGAATGCAAAGATCTGTATCTCATTTTTATCCAAACTCGAGGCACGTTGCACATGGTGATCGGCAATCACGGCTCTTCTCCCTCAACAGAAAGGCAATGGGTAGAAATGTTGGATCACAGGTCTATCACGACAATACATTAGCAAACTACCAGGATCTGTCTTCTTTGGATAATGCAGATAGAAATGGACTTGATTCAGTGGAGTTGATTGATGTTGTGGGTCGCGTTAAGGAAGTTAG CATGGATCAATATGGAAGCCGGTTTATTCAACAAAAACTCGAAATTGCATCACTGGATGTTCGGGAAAAAATATTTCCAGAGATATTATCCAATGCCATTGCTCTAACAACTGATGTTTTTGGCAATTATGTTATCCAGAAG TTTTTCGAGTTCGCTACAGAAAGTCAGTTAATCCAATTGGCAGATAAACTCAAAGGTCACATTTTGGAACTCAGCCTCCAGATGTATGGTTGCAGGGTAGTTCAGAAG GTTTTGGAGGTAGTTGATATGGATCGAAAGATCGACATTGTTCATGAGCTCAAGAATTATGTTCTGAAATGTATTGGTGATCAAAACGGTAACCATGTGATCCAGAAATGCATTGAGTGTGTTCCTGAAGACCGCATTCCGTTTGTTATTGATCCTATACTTTCACAAATTCTTGTTCTATGCACCCATCAATATGGCTGCAGAGTCATTCAG AGAGTTCTGGAGCAttgccatgatcctgtgactcaAAGTGCTATCATGAATGAAATTGTGCAGCAGACCTTCCATTTGACAGATGATAAATTTGGTAACTATGTTGTTCAA CATGTGTTGGAACACGGGAAGCCAGAAGAGCGTTCATCCATCATTCAAAAGCTCTCAGGGCAAGTGGTCATCTTGAGCAAGCAAAAGTTTGCTTCTAATGTCATTGAGAAATGTTTGGCTTTTGGAACACCTGAAGAACGTGATAGCCTTATTGGGGAAATCATTTCATCTGGTCAAACATTTCAG GAATTAATGAAGGATCAGTTTGGTAACTATGTTGTACAGAGAGTCCTTCAGACATGTGATGACAAATACCTAGAGATGATCCTGTCAAGCATCAAATTACATTTGAATGAACTGAAGAATTACACGTACGGGAAGCACATTGTGGCACGTGTCGAGAAGCTAATCGTTACAGGAG AGAAACGAGCAAGGATGGCGTCCCTGAGTGGCCAACATCAGCAGCCACCGAACTGTACAGCTGTAGACGCACACTAA